ATTCCGACAAGTACACGTACAAGCTGGACTGGTTCCGGCAGCTGCACCGCTGGCTGGCCCAGCAGATGCAGGCCTATCCGCGCCTGGCCCTGCTGGGCGACTACAACGTGGCGCCCGCCGACGAAGACGTGCACAACCCCGCCAAATGGGTGGGGCACGTACTGGTGTCCGAGCCCGAGCGCGCGGCGTTTCGTTCCCTGCTCGAGCTGGGCCTGACCGATTCGTTCCGGCTGTTCGAGCAGCCCGAGAAATCATTCAGCTGGTGGGACTACCGCCAGTTCGCCTTCCGCCGCAATGCCGGGCTTCGCATCGACCACATTTTGCTGTCGCAGCCGCTGGCGCAGCACTGCGTGTCCTGCGTCATCGACAAGGCGCCCCGCGCCAACGAACAGCCGTCGGACCACACCCCGGTGGTGGCCACCCTGCAGCTGGCCTGACAGCTGCCGGCCGGGCGCCGGCCTTAACCGGCCTGCCCGGGCAAGGGATACGCGCCCGCGTAGCCCAGCAACCGCGAGATCTCTTCGCCGCCTTCCAGCGCCAGCGCCTTGAGCCGGTTCTTGAGCTTCAAGCCCCGCGAACTGGGCGCCGAGATCGACAGGCCGGCGGCCACCGTGCCGTTCGCGTCCATGACCGGCGCCGCCACCGAGAACACGCCTTCCACCAGGCCTTCCAGGCTGAACGACACCCCGGCGGCGCGGATTTCATCCAGCCTGCGGCGGAGTTCGGCCACGGTCTCGATCGTGCCGGGCGCGTGCTTGACCAGCTTCACCGCCTTCAGGTAGGCAGCCAGATCCTTGGCGGACATATAGGCCAGGATGACCTGCCCGCTGGCCGATCCATACAGCGGATTGGTGCTGCCCGCCTTGCTGATGAAACGCAGCGGATTGGTGGCGTCGATGACTTCGGCATAGAACACTTCATGGCGGTTTTCGGCCAGCGTGCCCAGGATGATGGTCTCGCCGCA
This genomic window from Bordetella petrii contains:
- the xth gene encoding exodeoxyribonuclease III; protein product: MKLATWNINSLKVRLPQVLDWLAANPVDALCLQELKLTDENFPLDAFTQIGYHAVWAGQKTYNGVAIVSREPGSAMVRNIPGMDDPQQRLLAVTLPSPAGDVRVISAYCPNGQALDSDKYTYKLDWFRQLHRWLAQQMQAYPRLALLGDYNVAPADEDVHNPAKWVGHVLVSEPERAAFRSLLELGLTDSFRLFEQPEKSFSWWDYRQFAFRRNAGLRIDHILLSQPLAQHCVSCVIDKAPRANEQPSDHTPVVATLQLA
- a CDS encoding IclR family transcriptional regulator; its protein translation is MPHTATRSKTEDTTRSPLRTVQILHELALNPAGASLADLSVRLELPKTSLFRLLKTLEAGGYVAAHNAAYTLGTAALKLGAAIVRNRQFPNCALPVMHSVSERCGETIILGTLAENRHEVFYAEVIDATNPLRFISKAGSTNPLYGSASGQVILAYMSAKDLAAYLKAVKLVKHAPGTIETVAELRRRLDEIRAAGVSFSLEGLVEGVFSVAAPVMDANGTVAAGLSISAPSSRGLKLKNRLKALALEGGEEISRLLGYAGAYPLPGQAG